One part of the Pseudoliparis swirei isolate HS2019 ecotype Mariana Trench chromosome 6, NWPU_hadal_v1, whole genome shotgun sequence genome encodes these proteins:
- the LOC130194941 gene encoding alpha-ketoglutarate-dependent dioxygenase alkB homolog 3-like — protein MSDKRQRARVQGSWAKQPPKHSGPTGAVPNRQPPNNINPDAASWGSGPQKTPTTFEFNQPTKQVRDVPPVKVIEQAGVHEISRGPVGVSRLRLLPGFLAPEEADWMFSKLLAELPWSQKTNYRQGGVGQMEEILLFPEKERDSITNKGRQAERNWISFLG, from the exons ATGTCGGATAAGCGTCAGCGTGCCAGGGTCCAGGGCTCCTGGGCCAAACAACCACCAAAGCACTCTGGACCAACAG GTGCGGTCCCAAACCGCCAACCGCCCAACAACATCAACCCTGATGCTGCTTCTTGGGGAAGCGGGCCACAGAAAACTCCGACGACATTTGAGTTTAACCAGCCCACCAAG CAAGTCAGAGATGTTCCTCCAGTGAAGGTGATAGA GCAGGCAGGTGTTCACGAGATCAGCCGCGGACCAGTGGGAGTGTCCAG ACTGCGGCTGCTGCCTGGGTTTCTGGCCCCGGAAGAGGCTGACTGGATGTTCAGTAAGCTGCTAGCGGAGCTTCCCTGGTCCCAGAAGACCAACTACAGGCAGGGTGG TGTCGGCCAAATGGAAGAGATCTTGTTGTTCCCAGAGAAAGAACGAGACTCCATTACCAACAAAGGAAGACAGGCGGAGAGAAATTGGATATCTTTCCTCGGCTAg